A part of Streptomyces sp. NBC_01210 genomic DNA contains:
- a CDS encoding PPOX class F420-dependent oxidoreductase has product MTPEDFADAKYISVTTFRKDGMGVATPVWFAVDGGEIFFWTRSDSWKVKRLRNNSRVVVTVCDVRGRNSDGAPSAEGTARLLEGDAMGAIRKLLARKYTWQFWLVDWPATIVRRGKRPHTGIAVTI; this is encoded by the coding sequence GTGACTCCCGAAGACTTCGCCGACGCCAAGTACATCAGCGTGACCACGTTCCGCAAGGACGGGATGGGCGTCGCCACGCCCGTGTGGTTCGCGGTGGACGGCGGTGAGATCTTCTTCTGGACCCGCTCCGACTCCTGGAAGGTCAAGCGCCTGCGCAACAACAGCCGCGTCGTCGTCACGGTTTGCGACGTACGCGGCCGGAACTCGGACGGTGCCCCGAGCGCGGAGGGCACGGCGCGGCTGCTGGAGGGGGACGCGATGGGCGCGATCCGTAAGCTCCTCGCCCGCAAGTACACCTGGCAGTTCTGGCTGGTCGACTGGCCCGCGACGATCGTGCGACGCGGGAAGCGGCCGCACACCGGCATCGCGGTGACCATCTGA
- the murJ gene encoding murein biosynthesis integral membrane protein MurJ codes for MTATVEAPAARPASVLRSGAAMAAGSIVSRATGFIRSAVVVAALGTGLLADGYTVANTVPNVLYTLLIGGALNAVFVPELVRAAKEHEDGGAAYTDRLLTACTVALLLITAAAVLAAPSLVAFYTDYTGAQASLTVALARYCLPQILFYGLFTLLGQVLNARGRFGAMMWTPVLNNLVVIGVFGLYLGVAAGSDGTLGGSEARLLGWGTTVGIVVQALALIPSLRAAGFRWRPRFDWRGSGLTRPLRSAGWLLLLVLTNQFAYWVVTRLSTSTAKHAVEAGLAGGAGYTAYTNAYVLWAVPQGIVTVSLVTALLPRMSRAAADNDLPAVRRDVSYALGSSAAVVVPAACALFALAPWVMGSVYGYGRTGPDDIAVMAGMLMAFAPGLIAFSGQYVLSRGFYALSDTRIPFFLNLVIVGLNAGLSVVAYLLLPARWAVTGMAAAYSVALFAGFAVTAYTLNRRLATGGRPALLRSPGLRMHGRLLLACLPAGALGYAAARFADAAGDFAAAGAGTLTLAAVVALLARPLGLTGITALLTGARRRLRR; via the coding sequence ATGACGGCCACTGTCGAGGCGCCGGCCGCCCGGCCCGCGTCCGTACTGCGCAGCGGCGCGGCGATGGCCGCCGGTTCCATCGTCTCCCGGGCCACCGGATTCATACGGTCCGCCGTTGTCGTCGCGGCCCTTGGCACCGGCCTCCTCGCCGACGGCTACACGGTCGCCAACACCGTCCCGAACGTCCTCTACACCCTGCTCATCGGCGGAGCGCTCAACGCGGTCTTCGTTCCCGAACTGGTCCGGGCCGCCAAGGAACACGAGGACGGTGGAGCCGCGTACACCGACCGGCTGCTGACCGCCTGCACCGTCGCACTGCTGCTCATCACGGCGGCGGCCGTCCTCGCCGCGCCGTCGCTCGTCGCCTTCTACACCGACTACACGGGCGCGCAGGCAAGTCTGACCGTGGCCCTCGCCCGCTACTGTCTGCCACAGATCCTCTTCTACGGTCTCTTCACCCTGCTCGGACAAGTACTCAACGCCCGCGGCCGCTTCGGCGCGATGATGTGGACGCCGGTCCTCAACAACCTAGTCGTCATAGGTGTGTTCGGGCTGTACCTCGGGGTCGCGGCCGGCAGCGATGGCACACTCGGCGGGTCCGAGGCACGGCTGCTCGGCTGGGGCACCACGGTCGGCATCGTCGTCCAGGCGCTCGCGCTGATCCCCTCGCTGCGCGCGGCCGGATTCCGCTGGCGGCCGCGCTTCGACTGGCGCGGCAGCGGGCTGACCCGGCCGCTGCGGTCGGCCGGCTGGCTGTTGCTGCTCGTACTGACCAACCAGTTCGCGTACTGGGTGGTGACCCGGCTGTCGACGTCCACCGCGAAGCACGCGGTGGAGGCGGGACTTGCGGGCGGGGCCGGGTACACGGCGTACACCAATGCCTATGTGCTGTGGGCCGTTCCGCAGGGCATCGTCACCGTCTCCCTCGTCACCGCGCTGCTGCCGCGGATGAGCCGGGCCGCGGCCGACAACGATCTCCCGGCCGTCCGGCGCGATGTCTCGTATGCGCTCGGCTCCAGCGCGGCGGTCGTGGTCCCGGCGGCATGTGCACTGTTCGCGCTGGCGCCGTGGGTGATGGGAAGCGTCTACGGGTACGGCAGGACCGGGCCGGACGACATCGCGGTGATGGCCGGGATGCTGATGGCGTTCGCGCCCGGACTGATCGCCTTCTCAGGCCAGTACGTGCTCTCGCGCGGCTTCTACGCGCTCTCCGACACCCGCATCCCCTTCTTCCTCAACCTGGTGATCGTCGGGCTCAACGCCGGGCTCTCCGTGGTCGCTTATCTGCTGCTGCCCGCGCGCTGGGCGGTGACCGGAATGGCCGCGGCGTACTCGGTCGCGCTCTTCGCGGGCTTCGCCGTCACCGCGTACACCCTGAACCGCAGACTCGCGACCGGCGGCCGGCCCGCGCTGCTGCGCTCGCCCGGCCTGAGGATGCACGGGCGGCTGCTGCTCGCCTGCCTGCCGGCGGGCGCGCTCGGTTACGCGGCGGCCCGGTTCGCCGACGCTGCCGGGGACTTCGCGGCGGCGGGCGCCGGGACGCTGACGCTGGCCGCGGTCGTCGCGCTGCTCGCGCGTCCGCTGGGCCTCACCGGAATCACCGCACTGCTGACCGGCGCCCGCCGGCGCCTGCGCCGCTGA
- the ggt gene encoding gamma-glutamyltransferase: MRRSTARNVSVLAVAAAVVSIGAAAPPSHSPPVTPPVKTPVAAGYGGAVASVDADASAAGIEVLRRGGNAVDAAVATAAALGVTEPYSAGIGGGGFFVYYDAASRTVRTIDGRETAPRSADASLFLENGKPIPFEEGVTSGRGVGTPGTPATWKTALDAWGSRPLRQLLRPAERLAKDGFTVDATFRSQTEANQARFADFPDTAKLFLPGGKLPVVGSVFKNPDLARTYKELGRKGVGTLYRGELAQDIVRTVRKPPVAPGAARVVRSGDLTAEDLKSYETERRAPTKVGYRGLDVYSMAPSSSGGTSVGEALNILERSDLSKATQAQYLHRFIEASRIAFADRGRWVGDPAFEDVPTKELLSQRFADSRGCLIKDNAVLTSPLAPGDPRSPAACGSSGTAAPTTYEGENTTHLTAADKWGSVVAYTLTIESTGGSGITVPGRGFLLNNELTDFSFAPASPAVHDPNLPGPGKRPRSSISPTIVLDHGRPVLAVGSPGGATIITTVLQTLTGRLDRGLPLVDAIAAPRASQRNQATTELEPALWNSPLRAELEAIGHAFRQNPEIGAATGIERLPDGRWLAAAEKVRRGGGSAMVVHPSGTQSGG; this comes from the coding sequence ATGCGTCGCTCTACCGCACGGAATGTGTCGGTTCTGGCCGTTGCCGCGGCCGTGGTCTCGATCGGCGCCGCGGCGCCGCCGAGCCACTCGCCGCCGGTAACGCCCCCGGTCAAGACGCCCGTGGCGGCCGGCTACGGCGGCGCCGTCGCGAGCGTCGACGCGGATGCCTCGGCCGCCGGCATAGAGGTGCTGCGGCGCGGTGGCAACGCCGTGGACGCGGCGGTGGCCACCGCGGCCGCCCTTGGCGTCACGGAGCCGTACTCCGCGGGCATAGGCGGTGGCGGCTTCTTCGTCTACTACGACGCCGCATCCCGTACGGTCCGGACCATCGACGGCCGCGAGACCGCGCCCCGGTCCGCGGACGCCTCTCTCTTCCTCGAGAACGGCAAGCCGATCCCGTTCGAGGAGGGCGTGACGAGCGGTCGCGGTGTCGGCACACCGGGCACCCCGGCGACCTGGAAAACCGCGCTGGACGCCTGGGGCAGCAGGCCGCTGCGGCAACTGCTGCGGCCCGCCGAGCGGCTGGCGAAGGACGGCTTCACCGTGGACGCCACCTTCCGCTCGCAGACCGAGGCCAACCAGGCGCGCTTCGCGGACTTCCCGGACACGGCGAAGCTCTTCCTGCCGGGCGGGAAACTGCCGGTGGTCGGCTCGGTCTTCAAGAACCCCGATCTGGCGCGTACGTACAAGGAACTGGGACGCAAGGGCGTCGGCACCCTCTACCGCGGTGAGCTGGCCCAGGACATCGTCCGTACGGTGCGCAAGCCTCCGGTGGCCCCGGGCGCGGCGCGGGTCGTGCGGTCCGGCGATCTGACGGCCGAGGATCTGAAGTCGTACGAGACGGAGCGCCGGGCCCCGACCAAGGTCGGCTACCGGGGTCTTGATGTGTACAGCATGGCGCCCTCCTCGTCGGGCGGTACGAGCGTCGGCGAGGCGCTCAACATCCTGGAGCGGAGCGACCTTTCGAAGGCCACGCAGGCGCAGTATCTGCACCGCTTCATCGAGGCGAGCCGGATCGCGTTCGCGGACCGCGGGCGGTGGGTCGGTGACCCGGCCTTCGAGGACGTGCCGACGAAGGAGCTGCTGTCGCAGCGGTTCGCGGACTCGCGTGGATGCTTGATCAAGGACAACGCGGTGCTCACCAGCCCGCTGGCGCCGGGCGACCCGCGCAGTCCCGCGGCGTGCGGGTCGTCGGGAACGGCCGCCCCCACCACGTACGAGGGCGAGAACACCACCCATCTGACCGCCGCCGACAAGTGGGGCAGTGTCGTCGCGTACACCCTGACGATCGAGTCGACGGGTGGCAGCGGAATCACCGTGCCGGGGCGCGGCTTCCTGCTCAACAACGAGCTGACCGACTTCTCCTTCGCTCCGGCCAGTCCGGCCGTCCACGACCCGAATCTGCCGGGCCCGGGCAAGCGTCCGCGCTCGTCCATCTCTCCGACCATCGTGCTCGACCACGGTCGTCCGGTGCTTGCGGTGGGCTCCCCGGGCGGCGCGACGATCATCACCACGGTGCTGCAGACGCTCACGGGCCGTCTGGACCGGGGTCTGCCGCTGGTCGACGCGATCGCGGCGCCACGCGCGAGCCAGCGCAACCAGGCGACGACGGAGCTCGAACCGGCGCTGTGGAACAGCCCGCTCCGCGCCGAGCTGGAGGCAATCGGCCATGCCTTCCGGCAGAACCCGGAGATCGGCGCGGCGACGGGCATCGAGCGGCTGCCCGACGGGCGGTGGCTCGCGGCTGCCGAGAAGGTACGGCGGGGCGGTGGCTCCGCGATGGTTGTCCACCCGAGCGGTACTCAGTCCGGCGGCTGA
- a CDS encoding helix-turn-helix domain-containing protein encodes MVRTPLTPEERERGERLGRLLRTARGDRSMVEVAAAAGLSAETLRKIETGRAPTPAFFTVAALAAVLGLSMDELVASCALAPAA; translated from the coding sequence ATGGTGCGCACTCCTCTCACTCCCGAAGAGCGTGAACGCGGCGAACGGCTCGGCCGGTTGCTGCGCACGGCGCGCGGCGACCGCAGCATGGTGGAAGTGGCCGCGGCCGCCGGACTGTCCGCCGAGACTCTGCGCAAGATCGAGACGGGCCGCGCCCCGACCCCCGCCTTCTTCACCGTCGCGGCACTCGCCGCGGTCCTCGGTCTGTCCATGGACGAACTGGTCGCGAGCTGCGCGCTGGCGCCCGCTGCCTGA
- the map gene encoding type I methionyl aminopeptidase — MVEIKTDTSIDAMREAGRIVAQALTAVREAAAVGVSLRDLDRAARTVLGEAGAASPFLDYRPEWAPTPFPAVICASVNDAIVHGIPGDYRLRDGDLVSIDCGAIHGGWVGDAAVSFTVGRARAEDTRLIRTAEEALAAGIAAAVVGNRIGDIAHAVGRVCRTAGYGIPDGFGGHGVGRHMHEDPGVPNEGRPGRGMPLRHGMVLAIEPMVIGGGTDNHYTARDGWTVRTADGSRASHAEHTVAITDDGPRILTAL, encoded by the coding sequence ATGGTGGAGATCAAAACCGATACATCAATCGACGCGATGCGCGAGGCCGGCCGCATCGTGGCCCAGGCACTCACGGCGGTCCGGGAGGCCGCGGCCGTCGGCGTCAGCCTCCGCGATCTCGACCGGGCCGCCCGCACGGTCCTGGGTGAGGCCGGCGCCGCATCGCCCTTCCTCGACTACCGCCCCGAGTGGGCACCTACCCCCTTCCCCGCCGTCATCTGCGCCTCCGTCAACGACGCGATCGTGCACGGTATCCCCGGCGACTACCGGCTGCGCGACGGCGACCTGGTGAGCATCGACTGCGGCGCGATCCACGGCGGCTGGGTGGGCGACGCGGCCGTCAGCTTCACCGTCGGACGCGCCCGCGCCGAGGACACAAGGCTGATCCGTACCGCCGAGGAGGCGCTGGCGGCGGGCATCGCGGCGGCCGTCGTCGGCAACCGCATCGGCGACATCGCCCACGCCGTCGGCCGGGTGTGCCGGACGGCCGGGTACGGGATCCCGGACGGTTTCGGCGGCCATGGTGTGGGCCGCCATATGCACGAGGACCCGGGCGTCCCCAACGAGGGACGCCCGGGCCGGGGAATGCCCCTGCGGCACGGCATGGTGCTGGCGATCGAGCCGATGGTGATCGGCGGCGGCACCGACAACCACTACACGGCACGCGACGGCTGGACGGTGCGCACCGCGGACGGCAGCCGTGCCTCCCACGCGGAGCACACGGTGGCGATCACGGACGACGGCCCGCGCATCCTGACCGCGCTCTAG
- a CDS encoding nitrilase-related carbon-nitrogen hydrolase — protein MAHVVRAALVQATWTGDTESMIAKHEEHAREAARQGAKIIGFQEVFNAPYFCQVQEPEHYRWAEPVPDGPTVRRMQELARETGMVIVVPVFEIEGAGFYYNTAAVIDADGSYLGKYRKHHIPQVKGFWEKYYFKPGNLGWPVFDTAVGRVGVYICYDRHFPEGWRQLGLNGAQLVYNPSATSRGLSGYLWQLEQPASAVANEYYIAAINRVGQEEYGDNDFYGTSYFVDPRGQFVGEVASDKEEELLVRDLDFDLIDVVRQQWAFYRDRRPDAYDGLVQP, from the coding sequence ATGGCCCATGTCGTACGCGCCGCACTCGTCCAGGCGACCTGGACCGGCGACACCGAATCCATGATTGCCAAACATGAGGAACACGCCCGCGAGGCGGCCCGCCAGGGCGCCAAGATCATCGGTTTCCAAGAGGTCTTCAACGCGCCGTACTTCTGTCAGGTCCAGGAGCCGGAGCACTACCGCTGGGCCGAGCCCGTCCCGGACGGCCCGACCGTCCGCCGGATGCAGGAGCTCGCCCGCGAGACCGGCATGGTGATCGTGGTCCCGGTCTTCGAGATCGAGGGCGCCGGCTTCTACTACAACACCGCCGCCGTGATCGACGCCGACGGCTCCTACCTCGGCAAGTACCGCAAGCACCACATTCCGCAGGTCAAGGGCTTCTGGGAGAAGTACTACTTCAAGCCGGGGAATCTGGGCTGGCCGGTCTTCGACACGGCGGTCGGCAGGGTCGGGGTGTACATCTGCTACGACCGTCACTTCCCGGAGGGCTGGCGTCAACTGGGCTTGAACGGAGCTCAGTTGGTCTACAACCCGTCCGCCACCTCGCGCGGGCTATCCGGGTACCTCTGGCAGCTGGAGCAGCCCGCGTCCGCCGTCGCCAACGAGTACTACATCGCCGCCATCAACCGTGTCGGCCAGGAGGAGTACGGCGACAACGACTTCTACGGCACCAGCTACTTCGTCGATCCACGAGGCCAGTTCGTCGGTGAGGTCGCCAGCGACAAGGAGGAGGAGCTGCTCGTACGGGACCTCGACTTCGACCTGATCGATGTCGTACGACAGCAGTGGGCGTTCTACCGGGACCGTCGCCCCGACGCCTACGACGGGCTGGTGCAGCCGTGA
- a CDS encoding glycoside hydrolase family 75 protein — protein MRTRTLALAAASGVALLAAAALPATANSAQHAAVPKAAGVKVGSVSAADLLAKVKNCSQISNGKYKSDTETSANIPVCGKNGAVFWKADMDVDCDGQVTSKCNADTDPWFQDDTAFHQSNGKPLNAEKLPYVVVPSSSGIWNYSSAGIKGGGVVAVIHNDKVEYAVVGDTGPNKIIGEASYATAKALGIDPDPETGGAESGVTYILFKNSKVSPIESHGAAVSLGDSLAKKFLQDN, from the coding sequence ATGCGCACTCGTACGCTCGCGCTGGCCGCTGCTTCCGGCGTCGCCCTCCTCGCGGCCGCGGCACTGCCTGCCACCGCCAACTCGGCGCAGCATGCCGCCGTTCCGAAGGCCGCCGGCGTCAAGGTAGGTTCGGTCAGCGCGGCCGACCTGCTGGCCAAGGTGAAGAACTGTTCGCAGATCTCCAACGGCAAGTACAAGTCGGACACCGAGACTTCGGCGAACATTCCGGTCTGCGGGAAGAACGGAGCCGTGTTCTGGAAGGCCGACATGGACGTCGACTGCGACGGCCAGGTCACCAGTAAGTGCAATGCCGACACCGACCCCTGGTTCCAGGACGACACGGCCTTCCATCAGTCCAACGGCAAACCGCTGAACGCCGAGAAGCTGCCGTATGTCGTCGTGCCGAGCAGCAGCGGCATCTGGAACTACTCGAGCGCCGGGATCAAGGGTGGCGGTGTCGTCGCCGTCATCCACAACGACAAGGTGGAGTACGCCGTCGTCGGGGACACCGGCCCCAACAAGATCATCGGCGAGGCGTCCTACGCCACTGCGAAGGCGCTGGGCATCGACCCGGACCCGGAGACCGGCGGTGCCGAGTCCGGTGTCACGTACATCCTGTTCAAGAACTCCAAGGTCTCTCCGATCGAGAGCCACGGCGCCGCGGTGAGCCTCGGTGACTCCCTCGCCAAGAAGTTCCTGCAGGACAACTAG
- a CDS encoding alpha/beta fold hydrolase, with the protein MAPFLLPHSLYGSGPHRIIAVHGWLADRADYAAILPDLDRHNFTYVFVDLRGYGEAREAPGAYTTTEGAADILTLADRLGWDSFSLIGHSMGGSVVQRVLAAAPHRVRRLVGISPVPASGLHMPPEQWELFASAATKPESRRAIIDFTTGSVRPDAWLDRMVDRSVDRSDPDAFRAWLDSWAEEDFHDEVAGSTTPALAVTGALDPAISADFMRRTWLRCYARAKLAELACAGHHAMDETPLQVIRTVEDFLRADGRV; encoded by the coding sequence GTGGCCCCATTCCTCCTGCCCCATTCACTGTACGGATCGGGCCCGCACCGGATCATCGCCGTGCACGGCTGGCTCGCCGACCGTGCCGACTATGCCGCGATACTGCCGGACCTCGACCGGCACAACTTCACCTACGTCTTCGTCGATCTGCGAGGCTACGGTGAGGCGCGGGAAGCCCCCGGCGCGTACACCACCACAGAGGGCGCCGCCGACATCCTCACGCTCGCCGACCGGCTCGGCTGGGACTCCTTCTCGCTCATCGGGCACTCGATGGGCGGATCGGTGGTCCAGCGCGTCCTGGCCGCGGCCCCGCACCGGGTACGGCGGCTGGTCGGGATCTCGCCGGTGCCCGCGAGCGGGCTGCACATGCCGCCGGAGCAGTGGGAGCTGTTCGCCTCCGCGGCCACGAAGCCGGAGAGCCGACGCGCCATCATCGACTTCACCACCGGGTCGGTGCGGCCGGACGCCTGGCTGGACCGGATGGTCGACCGGTCCGTGGACCGCAGCGACCCCGACGCCTTCCGTGCCTGGCTCGACTCCTGGGCGGAGGAGGACTTCCATGACGAGGTGGCGGGCTCGACGACGCCGGCGCTCGCGGTGACCGGGGCCCTCGACCCGGCGATCAGCGCGGACTTCATGCGCCGCACCTGGCTGCGGTGTTACGCACGCGCGAAGCTGGCCGAGCTGGCCTGCGCCGGACACCACGCGATGGACGAGACCCCGCTCCAGGTCATCCGTACGGTCGAGGACTTCCTTCGGGCGGACGGCCGCGTATGA
- a CDS encoding aspartate aminotransferase family protein — translation MTNLHDRHKAVIPDWVALYYQQPIEITHGEGRHVWDANGNRYLDFFGGILTTMTAHALPEVTKAVSEQAGRIIHSSTLYLNRPMVELAERVATLSGIPDARVFFTTSGTEANDTALLLATAFRRSNQILAMRNSYHGRSFSAVSITGNRSWSPTSLSPLQTLYVHGGVRTRGPYARLSDAQFIEECVADLEDLLGQTRGVAALIAEPIQGVGGFTSPPDGLYAAFREVLDRHGILWISDEVQTGWGRTGEHFWGWQAHAENGPPDMLTFAKGIGNGMSIGGVVARAEIMNSLDANSISTFGGSPVTMAAGAANLSYLLEHDLQGNARRVGGLLIERLRAIGASAASVREVRGRGLMIGIELVKPGTDEANPEAASAVLEAAREGGLLIGKGGGHNTSVLRIAPPLSLTVAEAEEGASILERALHSV, via the coding sequence GTGACCAACCTGCACGACCGCCACAAGGCCGTCATCCCCGACTGGGTCGCCCTCTACTACCAGCAGCCGATCGAGATCACGCACGGCGAGGGCCGGCACGTCTGGGACGCGAACGGCAACCGCTACCTCGACTTCTTCGGCGGCATCCTCACCACCATGACCGCTCACGCTCTCCCCGAGGTCACCAAGGCGGTGAGCGAGCAGGCCGGGCGGATCATCCACTCCTCCACGCTCTATCTCAACCGCCCGATGGTCGAGCTCGCCGAGCGGGTCGCGACCCTCTCCGGCATCCCCGACGCGCGGGTCTTCTTCACCACCTCGGGCACCGAGGCCAATGACACAGCCCTGCTGCTCGCGACCGCGTTCCGCCGTTCCAACCAGATCCTGGCCATGCGCAACAGCTACCACGGCCGGTCCTTCTCCGCGGTCTCCATCACCGGCAACCGCAGCTGGTCGCCCACCAGCCTCTCCCCGTTGCAGACGCTGTACGTGCACGGCGGCGTCCGCACCCGCGGCCCCTACGCCCGGTTGTCCGACGCGCAGTTCATCGAGGAATGCGTCGCCGACCTCGAGGATCTGCTCGGGCAGACCCGCGGTGTCGCCGCGCTGATCGCCGAGCCCATCCAGGGCGTCGGCGGTTTCACCTCGCCGCCCGACGGTCTGTACGCGGCCTTCCGCGAGGTCCTCGACCGACACGGCATCCTGTGGATCTCCGACGAGGTGCAGACAGGCTGGGGCCGCACGGGCGAGCACTTCTGGGGCTGGCAGGCGCACGCCGAGAACGGGCCGCCGGACATGCTCACCTTTGCCAAGGGCATCGGCAACGGCATGTCCATCGGCGGTGTCGTCGCCCGCGCCGAGATCATGAACTCCCTCGACGCCAACTCCATTTCGACCTTCGGCGGCTCCCCGGTCACCATGGCGGCCGGCGCCGCCAACCTCTCGTATCTCCTGGAGCACGACCTCCAGGGCAACGCCCGCCGCGTCGGCGGTCTGCTGATCGAGCGGCTGCGGGCCATCGGAGCGAGTGCCGCGTCCGTACGGGAAGTACGCGGCCGAGGCCTGATGATCGGCATCGAGCTGGTCAAGCCCGGCACGGACGAGGCGAACCCCGAGGCGGCCTCGGCCGTCCTGGAGGCGGCCCGCGAGGGCGGGCTGCTGATCGGCAAGGGCGGCGGCCACAACACCAGCGTCCTGCGCATCGCCCCGCCGCTGTCGCTGACCGTCGCGGAAGCGGAAGAAGGCGCCTCGATCCTCGAACGGGCCCTGCACAGCGTCTAG
- a CDS encoding cytochrome P450: MTRPDRTVPDVFDPRIYAAGLPHDAFRELRDHHPVARQEEYEVLGWPAGPGFWAVTRHADVVRVLKDSGTFSSHLGATQIRDPDPADLPFIRRMMLNQDPSPRFAGETPSDHGRLRRLVSRAFTPGRIDRFTRAARIRARQLLTAARDIGPVIDLVSAVTDDYALLNLSDLLGVPESDRGLLLKWTERVIAYQDPDEPPVLGPDGSPVNPRSPAMLQEMFSYAQQLAAYKRRRPADDVMTSLAESELSDAELEMFFFLLTVAGNDTVRSAAPGGFLTLAEHPDEQRRLRAGEVAPDSAVDELLRRQPPVLSFRRTATRDTRLAGQQIRKGDKVVVFHASANYDERVFEAPHGLDLSRSPNPHVSFGDGPHVCLGAHFARLQLRVLHEEALDVLPPLTTAGPPRRLVSNFINGIKSLPLTEA; the protein is encoded by the coding sequence ATGACAAGGCCCGACCGGACCGTGCCGGACGTCTTCGATCCGCGGATCTACGCCGCCGGGCTGCCGCACGACGCCTTCCGCGAGCTGCGCGACCACCACCCCGTGGCCCGGCAGGAGGAGTACGAGGTTCTCGGCTGGCCCGCCGGACCCGGCTTCTGGGCGGTCACCCGCCACGCGGACGTCGTGCGGGTCCTCAAGGACTCCGGGACGTTCTCGTCCCACCTCGGCGCCACCCAGATCCGCGACCCCGACCCGGCCGATCTGCCGTTCATCCGCCGCATGATGCTCAACCAGGACCCTTCCCCTCGCTTCGCGGGGGAGACCCCGTCGGACCACGGGCGGCTGCGGCGGCTGGTGAGCCGCGCCTTCACGCCGGGACGCATCGACCGCTTCACCCGAGCGGCCCGGATCCGGGCTCGTCAACTCCTCACCGCGGCACGGGACATCGGCCCTGTCATCGACCTGGTCAGCGCCGTCACCGACGATTACGCCCTGCTCAACCTCTCCGATCTGCTGGGCGTCCCGGAGAGCGACAGGGGACTGCTCCTGAAGTGGACCGAGCGCGTCATCGCCTACCAGGACCCGGACGAGCCGCCGGTGCTCGGACCCGACGGCTCGCCCGTCAACCCGCGCTCACCCGCCATGCTCCAGGAGATGTTCAGCTACGCCCAGCAGCTCGCCGCTTACAAACGGCGCCGGCCTGCCGACGACGTGATGACGTCGCTCGCGGAGTCGGAACTCTCCGACGCCGAACTGGAGATGTTCTTCTTCCTGCTCACGGTGGCGGGCAACGACACCGTTCGCAGCGCGGCTCCCGGCGGCTTCCTGACGCTGGCGGAGCATCCGGACGAGCAGCGCAGGCTGCGGGCCGGAGAGGTGGCTCCGGACAGCGCCGTCGACGAACTGCTGCGCCGCCAGCCGCCCGTCCTCAGCTTCCGCCGCACCGCCACCCGGGACACCCGCCTCGCCGGGCAGCAGATCCGCAAGGGCGACAAGGTCGTGGTCTTCCACGCCTCCGCCAACTACGACGAGCGTGTCTTCGAGGCCCCGCACGGCCTCGACCTCTCCCGCTCCCCGAATCCGCACGTCTCCTTCGGTGACGGCCCGCATGTCTGTCTCGGCGCCCACTTCGCCCGGCTTCAGCTGCGCGTCCTGCACGAGGAGGCGCTGGATGTGCTGCCGCCATTGACGACCGCGGGCCCGCCGCGCCGACTGGTGTCCAACTTCATCAACGGCATCAAGTCGCTGCCGCTGACCGAGGCCTAG